The following coding sequences lie in one Mycobacterium sp. Z3061 genomic window:
- the drmC gene encoding DISARM system phospholipase D-like protein DrmC, giving the protein MSDDPLKRLGEYLTATEAESLAVLLGAGEHTTHALASVSPARREKAAKLLTAAGIGHQLPELSATVLRGIAGAKSALRDLIPVWTMPGNEAMTGHLTNQFHNVVAAARTSVTCATYNFSPTSNMWDALEAASEEPGVVVCVYVDAAKGDPAGVKARLPRATVYRSASLPDGQPIVSHTKFIVVDQELILLTSANFSYSAENRNIEFGLLIRDSGLAASIESTMASKRGSLYVLA; this is encoded by the coding sequence ATGTCCGATGACCCGCTGAAGAGACTGGGGGAGTACCTCACCGCCACCGAGGCGGAAAGCCTCGCGGTGCTCCTAGGAGCCGGGGAGCACACCACCCACGCACTGGCATCGGTAAGTCCCGCGCGGCGTGAGAAAGCCGCAAAGCTGCTGACCGCGGCCGGCATTGGGCATCAGTTGCCCGAGCTGTCGGCAACGGTCCTTCGCGGAATTGCCGGAGCAAAGTCGGCGCTTCGTGACCTGATCCCGGTGTGGACGATGCCGGGAAACGAAGCGATGACCGGGCATCTGACCAACCAGTTCCACAACGTGGTCGCCGCCGCTCGCACCTCGGTGACATGCGCCACCTACAACTTCTCGCCGACATCGAACATGTGGGACGCACTCGAGGCGGCATCCGAAGAACCCGGCGTCGTGGTATGCGTTTACGTCGACGCAGCCAAAGGCGACCCTGCCGGCGTAAAGGCAAGATTGCCGCGGGCCACGGTGTACCGCTCAGCCAGCCTGCCCGACGGACAACCAATCGTCAGTCACACGAAGTTCATCGTCGTCGACCAAGAGCTCATCTTGCTGACGAGCGCGAACTTCTCCTACAGCGCCGAGAATCGCAACATCGAGTTCGGCCTGCTCATTCGCGACAGCGGCCTTGCGGCATCGATCGAATCGACCATGGCCAGCAAGCGGGGCAGTCTGTATGTGCTTGCGTAG
- a CDS encoding DUF1998 domain-containing protein yields the protein MTDPTPDAVMLHDPAQTLDPLTDAEEAVVKNRAKVGSSRPSSLLYTYGPGAIMDLPGFSVMPAGLDDWEPIWKRRQHIPSIIEPRLLDVVRMHLGDQVDVLRPYPWQPKQNAFAQDGADLGIPARVFPQLLRCTGCDYLGPLPRFTYTNTHPFRPDLAQFTHKSCPGRGAARGPVKSGRRESPAVPAQHLLTCTNGHLDEFPYELWVHRGRRCAKAERPDLKMRDANLGKSVGSMIACTQCGATRGMAEAQGSVGRDKLPQTCRGRHPHLNAFDQKCGARPALIMMGASNLWFASTQSIIVMPRTDAEKAEALADRLRVELGVEQITQFAGQLDVIRAMAGLKKVDLSAVSDDSLAAVIADVMSPRESDERRKQKLASWDPVELLVPEWQYLQKPALFPSQKNTTGLMVTEMGRGSRLPGQIGRIVAVNQMKKVNAFIGFTRLDEMDRVNDLPGRLVKLNRNGRPTWVPATEDRGEGIFLQLNLDAVEAWENSLYTTALWAAHRAANRRNFARRFSETAKAVDPDTRLPAPRYWLLHTLSHVLIREMAMSCGYGAASLSERIYGWPASAHREGAAGLLICTTASDSEGTLGGLVALSEPSRLEGLVISALRRAARCSSDPVCAMRTPSDPEDFLHGAACHCCTFASETSCEKANRFLDRRFLLTLPSADGKPVPGFFGSPDVR from the coding sequence ATGACCGACCCGACACCGGATGCGGTGATGCTGCACGACCCGGCCCAAACGCTGGACCCCTTGACCGACGCCGAAGAGGCGGTGGTCAAAAACCGCGCCAAGGTCGGATCGTCGCGCCCGTCGTCGCTGCTGTACACCTACGGCCCAGGTGCGATCATGGACCTGCCGGGCTTTTCAGTGATGCCCGCGGGCCTGGACGACTGGGAACCGATTTGGAAACGGCGCCAACATATTCCGTCGATCATCGAACCACGGCTGCTGGACGTGGTCCGCATGCACCTCGGGGACCAGGTGGATGTTCTGCGGCCCTACCCGTGGCAACCCAAACAGAACGCGTTCGCCCAAGACGGCGCCGACCTAGGCATCCCGGCGCGGGTCTTCCCACAATTGTTGCGCTGCACCGGGTGTGACTACCTGGGCCCGCTGCCGCGATTCACCTACACCAACACCCACCCCTTCCGTCCCGACTTGGCGCAGTTCACCCATAAGAGCTGCCCGGGTCGCGGCGCCGCGCGGGGGCCAGTGAAATCCGGGCGCCGCGAATCTCCCGCGGTACCCGCCCAGCACCTGCTGACGTGTACTAACGGACACCTTGACGAGTTCCCTTACGAACTATGGGTCCACCGCGGCCGGCGGTGCGCGAAGGCGGAGCGGCCCGACCTGAAGATGCGCGACGCCAACCTCGGCAAGAGCGTCGGATCGATGATCGCCTGCACTCAGTGCGGGGCCACCCGGGGCATGGCCGAGGCGCAAGGCTCAGTGGGCCGCGACAAGCTGCCCCAAACCTGCCGCGGCCGCCACCCGCACCTAAACGCCTTTGACCAGAAGTGCGGGGCCAGACCGGCGCTCATCATGATGGGAGCCTCCAACCTGTGGTTCGCTTCCACGCAGTCGATCATCGTGATGCCACGCACCGACGCCGAAAAGGCCGAGGCCCTCGCTGACCGCCTGCGGGTCGAACTCGGCGTCGAGCAGATTACGCAGTTCGCCGGCCAACTCGACGTCATCCGCGCGATGGCAGGTCTGAAGAAGGTCGACTTAAGCGCCGTGTCTGACGACAGCCTGGCTGCGGTAATCGCCGATGTTATGTCCCCGCGCGAATCCGACGAGCGGCGCAAGCAGAAGCTCGCTAGCTGGGATCCGGTCGAACTGCTGGTGCCCGAATGGCAGTACCTGCAAAAGCCGGCGCTGTTTCCTTCGCAGAAGAACACCACCGGGCTCATGGTGACCGAAATGGGTCGCGGCTCAAGGCTTCCCGGTCAGATCGGCCGGATCGTCGCAGTCAACCAAATGAAAAAGGTCAACGCCTTCATCGGATTTACCCGGCTCGATGAAATGGATCGCGTTAACGACCTGCCCGGTCGGCTGGTCAAGCTGAACCGTAACGGCAGACCGACGTGGGTTCCCGCGACCGAGGACCGCGGCGAGGGAATATTTCTCCAACTCAACCTCGATGCGGTCGAAGCCTGGGAGAACAGCCTCTACACCACCGCACTGTGGGCGGCGCACCGGGCGGCCAACCGCCGCAACTTCGCCCGCCGCTTCTCCGAGACCGCGAAGGCCGTTGACCCCGACACCCGTCTTCCCGCGCCGCGGTACTGGCTGCTGCACACCCTGTCTCACGTGCTGATCCGGGAGATGGCGATGTCGTGTGGCTATGGCGCGGCCAGCCTGAGCGAGCGGATCTACGGCTGGCCGGCCTCTGCGCACCGCGAGGGCGCAGCCGGGCTGCTGATCTGCACCACCGCCTCTGACAGCGAAGGCACCCTCGGCGGCCTGGTCGCGCTCTCAGAGCCATCCCGCTTAGAGGGGCTGGTCATCTCGGCGTTGCGCCGCGCCGCCCGGTGTTCATCAGATCCGGTGTGCGCGATGCGAACTCCCAGTGACCCCGAGGACTTTCTGCACGGGGCGGCATGTCACTGCTGCACCTTCGCCTCGGAGACATCGTGTGAGAAGGCCAACCGGTTCCTTGACCGCCGGTTCCTGCTTACACTGCCCAGCGCGGATGGCAAACCGGTGCCGGGGTTCTTCGGGAGCCCTGATGTCCGATGA
- the drmA gene encoding DISARM system helicase DrmA → MTDGTDRTNCAAATYELTYEPDGSSFTVRENLVDILERELLGPIRGPDELLPFSPRSQYLVGHIAPVRLTVATSGGDDTSEATERGELTEARADENAATEVRGVPAFSTDEHEADSDNDDAEDRAPKQGLMIPSSMGLRFQVPPDLQAFTVTASWGTYESVQTDKVTKAGRPIRHFQRIPVEESRTIRLADLTAAQMTTIALRDTICLRVDRFDDPACDRVLIEIALCNDRETPMPIPIGMWMFQTKLYIDAGGAEVFLPVCDVLEQDWFEHDPEVQRLNLQYRNRLEYAIGRTCSVDWTVGKGARRATAVWTTWLPVAETPQTQARDVEDALLSMDALATASADQLRAGLQPLIAGYEQWIATQEAVATQLPAHLRETAELALLEASRARKRLQDGLNHLVADTEALRCFGFMNAVMRDQRIASQVAALRASDPTLSIPDAHAKVAEAGVQAASWRPFQLAFILMQLHALTEPSDPLRSADHLARVELLFFPTGGGKTEAYLGLAAYTFAIRRRQGVVDSAEGHLDGSDGVAVLMRYTLRLLTAQQFQRATALMCAAELARQTDERTWGVEPFRIGLWVGTDVSPKRFEEADEQLTKANEYGAHRLTVLQVQRCPWCGTPITAAQVKADATARRVFVYCGDDLARCPFAKGGQIGGGLPILTVDEEIYRLTPAFVIATVDKFARLAREGEAAALFGYVGRRCARHGYVHPDYAACNISTAHPAAPGYPTATVHPVSRLRPPDLIIQDELHLITGALGTSVGLFEVAVETLASWERPSGQPVRPLIVASTATVRNAQEQVRGLYGRRVEVFPPQVLDVADTYFSREIPVTRSTPGRRYVGVSAQGVRLASAEIRSAEVLLSAGQLLLDRSGIAADPYLTLVGYFNATRELAGMTRYMGDDVQNRVKRPRQGSGFPPRHGAAFGLLNTGELTARVASSEIGRTLDRLGQEFDPGYDTTAAFQARLAAQRDGKKAPPRKEAPFDVVLATSMLQVGVDVQRLGLMLVVGQPKNTAEYIQASSRVGRDPARPGLVVTLGNWARPRDLAHFEQFRHYHETFYSQVEALSVTPYSPTSLDRGLDGLLVSVARVIQAPLDDGLSQERNAWRIKDQREAVERIAERLKVRIAAAALEESAVKYANDLLVNRIDRWADRATVASGMHKTLVYERTGEEDKYLPLLMSPDNAKAGVGSSSQPPFVVANSMREVQPEINILVSPIPERLFAHVPEGAASWTLPVGDED, encoded by the coding sequence ATGACCGACGGCACCGACAGGACGAATTGCGCCGCTGCGACCTACGAGTTGACCTACGAGCCGGACGGTTCATCGTTCACGGTCCGCGAGAACCTGGTCGACATCCTGGAACGCGAACTGCTGGGCCCGATCCGCGGCCCGGACGAGTTGCTGCCCTTCAGCCCACGCTCGCAATACCTGGTCGGGCACATCGCACCGGTGCGGCTCACCGTAGCTACTTCCGGCGGGGACGACACAAGCGAAGCCACCGAGCGCGGTGAGCTGACTGAGGCGCGCGCGGATGAAAACGCGGCCACGGAGGTGCGCGGCGTCCCCGCTTTCTCAACAGACGAACATGAGGCCGACTCTGATAACGACGATGCCGAGGACCGAGCGCCCAAACAGGGCTTGATGATTCCCTCCTCTATGGGACTGCGGTTCCAGGTGCCGCCCGACCTGCAGGCGTTCACCGTCACCGCATCGTGGGGAACTTACGAGTCGGTACAGACCGACAAAGTCACCAAGGCTGGCCGTCCGATCCGTCACTTCCAGCGCATCCCGGTCGAAGAATCTCGCACCATTCGACTTGCGGACCTCACCGCAGCTCAGATGACTACGATTGCGCTGCGCGACACCATCTGCCTTCGGGTGGACCGCTTCGACGACCCAGCGTGCGACCGGGTACTGATCGAGATCGCTTTGTGCAATGACCGTGAGACGCCAATGCCCATTCCGATCGGGATGTGGATGTTCCAGACCAAGCTGTATATCGACGCCGGCGGTGCAGAGGTGTTCCTGCCGGTTTGCGATGTCTTGGAACAGGACTGGTTCGAGCACGATCCCGAGGTGCAGCGACTAAACCTGCAGTACCGCAACCGACTTGAGTACGCGATTGGGCGGACGTGCTCGGTGGACTGGACAGTCGGGAAGGGCGCGCGGCGCGCCACGGCGGTGTGGACCACCTGGTTGCCGGTCGCCGAGACCCCGCAGACCCAGGCGCGCGATGTCGAGGACGCGCTGTTGTCGATGGACGCGTTGGCGACCGCGAGCGCAGATCAGCTCCGGGCCGGACTCCAACCGCTCATCGCCGGGTACGAACAGTGGATCGCGACCCAAGAGGCGGTGGCCACGCAGTTGCCGGCGCATCTGCGTGAGACCGCCGAGTTAGCGCTGCTAGAGGCTTCTCGCGCCCGCAAGCGCCTGCAAGACGGGCTCAATCACCTTGTCGCCGACACCGAAGCGCTGCGTTGCTTTGGGTTCATGAACGCCGTAATGCGCGATCAGCGCATCGCCTCCCAGGTGGCCGCGCTGCGGGCATCAGATCCCACCCTGTCGATTCCCGATGCGCACGCCAAGGTGGCCGAGGCTGGGGTGCAGGCTGCATCCTGGCGGCCCTTCCAGCTGGCGTTCATCCTGATGCAGCTGCATGCTTTGACCGAGCCGTCGGACCCGCTGCGCAGCGCCGATCACCTGGCCCGGGTGGAACTGCTGTTCTTCCCGACCGGTGGCGGCAAGACCGAGGCATACCTTGGCCTGGCCGCCTATACGTTCGCGATCCGCCGCCGCCAGGGTGTGGTCGATTCTGCCGAGGGCCACTTGGATGGCAGCGACGGTGTGGCGGTGCTGATGCGTTACACGTTGCGGCTGTTGACCGCCCAGCAGTTTCAGCGGGCCACCGCGTTGATGTGCGCGGCCGAGCTGGCGCGGCAGACCGACGAACGCACATGGGGCGTCGAGCCGTTCCGGATCGGGCTGTGGGTCGGCACTGATGTCAGCCCGAAGCGTTTCGAGGAGGCCGACGAGCAGCTGACGAAGGCCAACGAGTATGGCGCGCATCGTCTTACCGTGCTGCAGGTGCAGCGCTGTCCGTGGTGCGGGACCCCGATCACCGCCGCGCAGGTCAAGGCCGACGCTACGGCGCGACGGGTGTTCGTCTATTGCGGCGACGATCTTGCTCGCTGCCCGTTCGCGAAGGGCGGACAGATCGGCGGGGGCCTGCCGATCCTGACCGTGGACGAGGAGATCTACCGCCTCACGCCGGCATTCGTTATCGCCACCGTCGACAAGTTCGCTCGCCTGGCCCGCGAGGGCGAAGCCGCCGCTCTATTCGGCTACGTCGGGCGGCGCTGCGCCCGCCACGGCTACGTCCACCCCGATTACGCGGCGTGCAACATCTCCACCGCACATCCCGCTGCGCCCGGATACCCCACGGCCACTGTGCATCCGGTGAGTCGGCTGCGCCCGCCGGATCTGATCATCCAGGACGAGCTGCATCTGATCACCGGCGCGCTGGGCACCTCGGTGGGGCTGTTCGAGGTTGCCGTGGAGACCCTGGCGTCGTGGGAACGACCCAGTGGCCAGCCTGTGCGCCCGCTGATCGTTGCCTCCACAGCCACAGTGCGCAATGCTCAGGAACAGGTCCGTGGTCTTTACGGGCGCCGCGTCGAAGTCTTTCCCCCGCAGGTGCTCGACGTCGCCGACACCTACTTTTCCCGTGAGATCCCTGTCACCAGGTCCACGCCCGGCCGCCGCTATGTCGGGGTGAGCGCCCAGGGGGTGCGCCTGGCCAGCGCCGAAATCCGGTCGGCCGAGGTGCTGTTATCGGCGGGGCAGTTGCTGCTGGACCGCAGCGGCATCGCCGCCGACCCATATTTGACTTTGGTCGGGTACTTCAACGCCACCCGCGAGCTGGCCGGCATGACCCGCTACATGGGCGACGACGTGCAGAACCGGGTCAAGCGACCCCGCCAAGGCTCGGGGTTTCCGCCGCGCCACGGGGCTGCGTTCGGCCTGCTGAACACCGGCGAGCTGACCGCGCGCGTCGCGTCCTCAGAGATCGGGCGCACCCTGGACCGGCTCGGGCAGGAGTTCGACCCCGGCTACGACACCACGGCAGCCTTCCAAGCTCGGTTAGCCGCCCAACGCGACGGCAAAAAGGCGCCCCCCCGCAAGGAGGCGCCGTTCGATGTGGTTCTGGCGACCTCCATGCTGCAAGTTGGCGTTGACGTGCAGCGCCTCGGGCTGATGCTGGTGGTCGGCCAGCCCAAGAATACCGCCGAATACATTCAGGCGTCCTCGCGCGTCGGTCGCGACCCCGCGCGCCCGGGCCTGGTTGTCACGTTGGGCAATTGGGCACGACCGCGGGATCTGGCGCACTTTGAGCAGTTCCGCCACTACCACGAGACGTTCTATTCCCAGGTGGAGGCGCTGTCGGTGACACCGTATTCGCCGACGTCGCTGGATCGCGGTCTGGATGGACTACTGGTCAGCGTGGCCCGGGTGATCCAGGCGCCTCTGGACGACGGGCTTTCCCAGGAGCGCAACGCGTGGCGGATCAAAGACCAACGCGAGGCGGTCGAGCGAATCGCTGAGCGCCTCAAGGTACGGATCGCGGCGGCGGCGCTGGAGGAGTCGGCGGTGAAGTACGCCAACGACCTGCTGGTGAACCGGATCGACCGGTGGGCCGATCGAGCGACCGTCGCCAGCGGCATGCACAAGACACTGGTATACGAGCGCACCGGGGAAGAGGATAAGTACCTGCCGTTGTTGATGAGCCCGGACAACGCGAAGGCCGGTGTCGGGTCGTCGTCTCAGCCGCCGTTCGTCGTCGCCAACTCGATGCGCGAAGTGCAGCCAGAGATCAACATTCTGGTCAGCCCAATCCCCGAGCGCCTTTTCGCCCATGTCCCCGAGGGCGCCGCAAGCTGGACGCTGCCGGTGGGAGATGAAGACTGA
- a CDS encoding Eco57I restriction-modification methylase domain-containing protein, with product MAPRTPRLRSTPNISELHRAWLELVDTDGPFLAIAPLKRVWPQGIPALAGSRKEALFYARRDFEAAWEASDRTTVDSAPAMDAYRIARDKWVETVLRDVVGWAESLSWGPVAGIAAQSPNRAVTVGAQAALLVPDGAIGALVSVIDPVDSLRQVPADLWAATPVDRMEALLRDNDIPIGIVTDGRWWALVCARPGAMTASGVVDALTWVEEPRTRDAFLTLISRQHIVGGNPSERLPVLFEQSVAAAEEITEALGAQVRRAVELLIQSFSESARDALERGEGDPLPTDTHQSYEAAVTVMMRIVFLLFAEERGLLPSGELFEQGYGISGELDRLQSREAEESEEALDATSLTWHRLLATSQALYCGASFENMRVPAYGSSLFDPTRFPFLTALTTHGTLAIAVSDRVMLHALRSVQQAILKGGEARRISFRDIDVEQIGYIYEGLLGYTAATVRETYLGLQGTRGEEPEITLTELERLAAAHTAPKKLAEAILAHIEDDQPSAKPQSAAAIAKAIGASADPSVVSGLAQAVGDDPALRERVLPWLGILRLDLRGRPFVVLDGGLLVKETPSRKNAGAHYTPKSLAREVVLHALQPLCYSPGPYQTADESQWKLKSSDDLLSLKVADIACGSGAFLVSAANYLADRVVEAWTAEDPANARRADRYGRAIREVVANCLYGADINDMAVEMCKLSLWLVSLDRDLPFSFVDDKIFLGNSLLGLTDLKQLRKLHIDPSRVPVGEMFDIFDVDIDAIIVKAAELRRQLATEIDESNPARNSAAKRRQLARLRDVTAELRKIADGVLAAGLSVGGKPGKPLDEAYENLRIAVKAAHSESGQPDSTMLDSMISSGLTPTVPTDYKRWHPNHWIIEAPDVIVERGGFDAIVGNPPFLGGGKLGGAVGTNVREWLVNVLAAGTKGTADQAAYFFLRARDVLSEHGTLGLIATNTIAQGVTREVGLDRLVKSGMTITRAIQSRSWPVKTANLEYAAVWATARSIDPAVPCIADDQAVPKVSTLLEPEGRSSGFPKPLLSCRGIAFRGAEPGTLAFLLAPEDAQAILVKAPSEGDVLKPLINGQDLNSSSTITASRWVIDFGGITEEEAERYTNCFAWLARSVGRPAQLLPDWWRFRRPAPALRQAIADLDEVLAIARISKTLMPLRVPTRQMFNEKVVIFATDSFGEQAVLSSSLHQAWSTKYGATLRTDTQYTPSEVFETFPRPDSTEWMEAIGHSLDTERREVMLRRDLGLTQLYNLVNEPQIADGSDSDIARLREIHAELDQAVIAAYGWSDIPLKHGFHTYRQMQRWTVSPAARVEILDRLLEENHRRADEEAKQTVKPKAKDRRGKTVSDEQGTLL from the coding sequence ATGGCACCGCGCACACCACGGTTGCGTTCAACACCGAATATTTCCGAACTGCACCGCGCGTGGCTCGAACTCGTTGACACCGACGGCCCGTTCCTGGCGATCGCACCACTCAAACGAGTATGGCCACAGGGCATTCCCGCTCTTGCGGGCTCACGCAAAGAGGCACTGTTCTACGCCCGCAGAGACTTTGAAGCAGCCTGGGAAGCATCGGACCGCACCACCGTCGACAGCGCGCCAGCAATGGATGCCTACCGCATCGCGCGCGACAAATGGGTGGAAACCGTGCTGCGCGACGTCGTCGGCTGGGCGGAATCCCTATCCTGGGGGCCGGTCGCCGGGATTGCGGCGCAATCACCGAACCGGGCGGTGACCGTCGGCGCACAGGCAGCCCTACTCGTCCCCGACGGCGCCATCGGCGCGTTGGTGTCGGTGATCGACCCAGTCGACTCGCTGCGCCAGGTCCCCGCCGATCTATGGGCGGCCACCCCGGTCGACCGGATGGAAGCGCTGCTGCGCGACAACGACATTCCGATCGGCATCGTGACCGACGGCCGCTGGTGGGCCCTGGTGTGCGCACGTCCCGGCGCGATGACTGCCTCGGGTGTCGTCGACGCGCTGACGTGGGTGGAGGAACCCCGCACCCGCGACGCGTTCCTGACGTTGATCTCACGTCAGCACATCGTCGGCGGGAACCCGAGCGAGCGCCTCCCGGTGCTGTTCGAGCAATCCGTAGCCGCCGCAGAGGAAATCACCGAAGCCCTCGGCGCGCAGGTGCGCCGCGCGGTGGAATTGCTTATCCAGTCGTTCTCCGAATCCGCCCGCGACGCCCTCGAACGAGGGGAAGGCGACCCACTCCCGACCGACACACATCAGAGCTATGAAGCCGCGGTGACGGTCATGATGCGGATCGTGTTTCTGCTGTTCGCCGAGGAACGCGGCCTGCTGCCCTCGGGGGAACTATTCGAGCAGGGTTATGGCATCTCCGGCGAACTCGACCGGCTACAGTCCCGCGAAGCCGAGGAAAGCGAAGAGGCACTGGATGCCACCTCGCTCACCTGGCACAGGCTGCTGGCGACCAGTCAGGCGCTCTACTGCGGTGCGTCTTTCGAGAACATGCGGGTGCCCGCCTACGGTAGCTCCCTTTTCGACCCGACCCGCTTCCCATTTTTGACTGCACTCACTACCCATGGCACCCTCGCGATCGCGGTGTCGGACCGGGTGATGTTGCACGCGCTGCGCTCGGTGCAGCAAGCGATCCTCAAAGGCGGCGAGGCACGCCGAATCTCGTTCCGCGACATCGACGTCGAACAGATCGGCTACATCTACGAAGGCCTGCTCGGCTATACCGCCGCCACCGTCCGCGAGACCTACCTCGGCCTCCAGGGAACCCGCGGCGAGGAACCCGAGATCACGCTGACCGAGCTGGAGCGACTCGCCGCGGCCCACACCGCTCCGAAGAAGCTCGCCGAGGCGATCCTTGCGCACATCGAGGATGACCAACCCTCCGCCAAACCTCAGTCGGCGGCCGCGATCGCGAAAGCCATTGGCGCTTCGGCGGACCCGAGTGTCGTCAGCGGCCTGGCGCAAGCGGTCGGCGACGACCCCGCCTTACGTGAACGGGTATTGCCCTGGCTGGGAATCCTGCGACTGGACCTCCGAGGCCGCCCGTTCGTGGTGCTCGACGGCGGGCTGCTGGTCAAGGAAACCCCGTCCCGCAAGAACGCCGGCGCCCACTACACCCCCAAGTCGCTGGCCAGAGAAGTCGTACTGCACGCCCTGCAACCCTTGTGCTACTCACCCGGCCCCTACCAGACTGCCGACGAATCACAGTGGAAACTGAAATCGTCTGACGACCTGCTAAGCCTCAAGGTGGCCGACATCGCCTGTGGTTCAGGAGCATTCCTGGTCTCGGCCGCCAACTATCTGGCCGACCGGGTGGTCGAGGCGTGGACTGCCGAGGATCCCGCCAACGCCCGCCGCGCCGACCGATACGGCCGCGCCATCCGCGAAGTCGTCGCCAACTGCCTCTACGGCGCCGACATCAACGACATGGCCGTCGAGATGTGCAAACTCTCGCTATGGCTTGTGTCGTTGGACCGTGACCTGCCGTTCTCCTTCGTGGATGACAAGATCTTCCTCGGCAATTCATTGTTGGGATTGACGGATTTAAAACAGCTTCGCAAGCTGCACATCGATCCGTCACGCGTACCGGTCGGCGAGATGTTCGACATCTTCGACGTCGACATCGACGCCATCATCGTCAAGGCCGCCGAACTGCGCCGGCAACTCGCCACCGAAATCGATGAGAGCAACCCAGCCCGCAACAGCGCCGCCAAACGCCGACAACTGGCTCGATTGCGCGATGTGACAGCGGAACTGCGCAAGATCGCTGACGGTGTCCTAGCAGCCGGGTTATCCGTCGGCGGGAAACCAGGCAAGCCCTTAGACGAGGCATACGAAAACCTGCGCATCGCGGTCAAAGCTGCGCATTCCGAATCCGGCCAACCCGACTCGACGATGCTTGACTCGATGATCAGCAGCGGCCTCACGCCGACCGTGCCTACCGACTACAAACGGTGGCATCCCAACCACTGGATCATCGAAGCCCCCGACGTGATAGTCGAACGCGGCGGTTTTGACGCGATCGTTGGAAATCCACCATTCCTTGGGGGTGGGAAGCTGGGCGGCGCAGTCGGGACCAATGTAAGAGAATGGCTCGTCAACGTACTGGCAGCAGGAACCAAAGGCACAGCCGATCAAGCGGCCTACTTCTTCCTACGTGCGAGAGATGTACTTTCTGAACATGGGACGCTAGGACTCATCGCCACAAACACCATTGCGCAAGGCGTCACCCGTGAAGTCGGACTGGACCGGCTCGTCAAATCAGGCATGACTATTACAAGGGCAATCCAAAGCCGCTCTTGGCCGGTAAAGACAGCCAACCTCGAATACGCCGCGGTTTGGGCGACGGCTCGAAGCATCGATCCCGCCGTTCCGTGTATTGCTGACGATCAGGCTGTACCGAAAGTTTCTACGCTGCTTGAGCCTGAGGGGAGATCAAGCGGATTCCCAAAACCGCTCCTATCTTGTCGCGGCATTGCGTTCAGAGGAGCCGAACCCGGAACGTTGGCCTTCTTGCTGGCGCCGGAGGACGCGCAGGCCATCCTCGTCAAGGCGCCTTCCGAAGGCGATGTTTTGAAGCCGCTCATTAACGGGCAGGATTTGAACAGTTCATCGACGATAACCGCAAGCCGATGGGTAATCGACTTTGGCGGTATCACCGAAGAAGAAGCGGAACGCTACACAAATTGCTTCGCATGGTTGGCCCGGTCGGTGGGTCGCCCTGCTCAACTGCTTCCTGACTGGTGGCGCTTTCGTCGTCCCGCTCCCGCTCTTCGGCAGGCCATTGCAGACCTTGATGAAGTGCTAGCGATTGCGCGTATAAGTAAGACTCTGATGCCTTTACGTGTTCCCACACGCCAGATGTTTAATGAAAAGGTCGTCATCTTCGCGACGGACAGCTTTGGTGAACAGGCTGTCCTTTCGTCGTCGTTACACCAGGCTTGGTCGACAAAGTATGGCGCGACGCTAAGAACGGACACCCAGTACACACCGTCCGAAGTGTTCGAGACCTTCCCGCGTCCAGACTCAACTGAGTGGATGGAAGCCATTGGGCATTCGCTTGACACGGAGCGCCGCGAGGTCATGTTACGTCGCGATCTAGGCCTCACCCAGCTTTACAATCTCGTCAATGAGCCACAAATAGCTGACGGTTCTGACTCGGATATTGCCCGGCTACGTGAGATTCATGCTGAGCTCGATCAGGCCGTGATAGCCGCTTACGGGTGGTCCGACATTCCGCTTAAGCACGGCTTCCACACTTACCGCCAGATGCAGCGCTGGACGGTGAGTCCGGCGGCGCGAGTCGAAATTTTGGATCGGCTGTTGGAGGAAAACCATCGCCGCGCCGACGAGGAAGCCAAACAGACGGTGAAGCCCAAAGCCAAAGACCGCCGTGGGAAGACGGTGTCGGACGAGCAAGGAACACTGCTGTAA